From a region of the Thiorhodovibrio winogradskyi genome:
- a CDS encoding c-type cytochrome has protein sequence MKPVFPVASIGLCACLLIGCEPPPQTQTLVGLDDGKALFERLCEHCHKADGRGNFFKGYPSLKESTWQSWQIAHQLETSSAASQMPDFSAIPERQRKLIANYAVGLQAHSSPAGSPRTPAAEPSPPRN, from the coding sequence ATGAAACCAGTCTTTCCAGTCGCTTCCATCGGTCTGTGCGCTTGCCTGCTGATCGGCTGCGAACCTCCACCGCAGACACAGACACTCGTCGGCCTCGATGATGGCAAGGCGCTGTTCGAGAGACTGTGCGAGCATTGTCACAAGGCGGACGGGAGAGGGAATTTTTTCAAGGGTTACCCATCTCTGAAGGAATCCACCTGGCAAAGCTGGCAAATCGCGCATCAGCTTGAAACCAGTTCCGCCGCGTCGCAAATGCCGGACTTCAGCGCCATCCCCGAACGACAGCGCAAGCTCATCGCCAACTATGCGGTGGGACTGCAAGCCCACTCCAGCCCGGCGGGCAGTCCGCGGACGCCCGCGGCTGAACCAAGCCCGCCTCGGAATTGA
- a CDS encoding YbfB/YjiJ family MFS transporter, with product MATNNKKAGGSHGTRPLLVLSSGIFALVLTMGVARFAYTPMLAHMQAQTGLSDALAGWLAGWNYLGYLSGLLLVTALKDLMLKDRLYRIALVLAVLTTAMMALDDAPLLWGVSRYLAGISTAGGLMLGSGLILNWLIRHGHRGELGLHFSGIGLGILVGALVVELAALATDWRGQWWLLTALGALLLVPAWGWLPRPNQGTPLAHHHSAGTQEPGPLWLWLLQGAYLCAGFGYVVNATFTVLITEQQPALAGQGGLMWMLVGLAATPAPLLWDRLARRLGYLHALQWGYGLQILGILLPVFSPTLVAAVISALLFGWTFIGIVSLVLTMVGVRYPAHPAAIMARLTLGYGVAQIIAPVVAGELAENTGRFDLSLLMVAAIMLLGLCCLAAMRWLREQA from the coding sequence ATGGCAACTAACAACAAGAAGGCTGGCGGCTCGCATGGAACCCGACCTCTACTCGTTCTTAGTTCCGGGATTTTTGCCCTGGTGCTGACCATGGGTGTGGCCCGCTTTGCCTACACCCCCATGCTTGCCCACATGCAGGCGCAAACCGGGCTGAGCGACGCCCTGGCCGGATGGCTGGCGGGCTGGAATTATCTCGGCTATCTGTCCGGCCTGCTACTGGTCACGGCACTGAAAGACCTCATGCTCAAAGACCGGCTCTATCGCATCGCCCTGGTGCTGGCGGTGCTCACCACCGCGATGATGGCGCTGGACGACGCGCCCCTGCTATGGGGTGTGAGCCGCTATCTGGCTGGAATCAGCACGGCGGGCGGACTCATGCTGGGCTCCGGGCTGATTTTGAACTGGCTGATCCGCCACGGCCATCGCGGCGAGCTGGGACTGCACTTCAGCGGTATTGGCCTGGGTATTTTAGTCGGCGCGCTGGTCGTGGAACTGGCCGCCCTGGCAACGGACTGGCGCGGCCAATGGTGGCTGCTCACTGCCCTGGGCGCGCTGCTGCTGGTGCCGGCCTGGGGCTGGCTGCCGCGACCGAACCAGGGCACCCCGCTGGCGCATCATCACAGTGCGGGTACACAAGAGCCTGGTCCCCTGTGGCTATGGCTGCTTCAAGGCGCCTACCTGTGCGCGGGCTTCGGCTATGTTGTGAACGCAACTTTCACGGTACTGATCACCGAGCAGCAACCGGCCCTGGCCGGGCAAGGCGGCCTGATGTGGATGCTGGTTGGCCTGGCTGCCACACCGGCCCCGCTGTTGTGGGACCGCCTGGCGCGCCGCCTGGGGTATTTGCACGCGCTGCAGTGGGGTTACGGCCTGCAGATCCTCGGCATCCTGCTGCCCGTCTTCAGCCCCACCCTGGTCGCAGCCGTGATCAGCGCGCTGCTCTTTGGCTGGACCTTCATCGGTATCGTCTCCCTGGTGCTCACCATGGTCGGCGTGCGCTATCCGGCGCATCCGGCAGCCATCATGGCACGCTTGACCTTGGGCTATGGCGTGGCGCAAATCATCGCCCCGGTCGTGGCCGGAGAACTAGCCGAAAACACTGGCCGTTTCGATCTCTCGTTGCTCATGGTGGCCGCCATCATGCTGCTTGGACTCTGTTGTCTGGCTGCGATGCGCTGGCTGCGGGAGCAGGCTTAG
- a CDS encoding alkene reductase → MAERAEDPLFAPLTAGALELPNRIALAPLTRSRAAQPGDVPTQLNAEYYAQRASAGLILSEATNISQIGMGYALTPGIFTAAQIAGWRLVTDAVHAAGGRMLLQLWHCGRMSHDSLHPGEAPRAPSAIHCDSCQVFTLDAEGRGGLTPVSPPQAMTTAEIKATIDDYARAARNALAAGFDGVQVHSANGYLLHQFLASNTNTRTDGYGGSLTNRCRLLFEVMDAVLGEVPAERVSVRLSPLFGLNGMADANPADTFGTVTDHLSRLGIAMLEIADTDVMAGAEPRMQQMREFTRERFDGALMLNGGYTPERARASIAAGDGDCVSFGRLFLANPDLPERIRQDGPYNEPDQATFYGGGAQGYTDYPMLAG, encoded by the coding sequence ATGGCTGAACGCGCCGAAGATCCCTTGTTTGCCCCGCTCACTGCCGGAGCGCTCGAACTGCCTAACCGTATCGCGCTGGCGCCGCTGACGCGCTCGCGTGCCGCGCAACCGGGCGATGTGCCCACGCAACTCAATGCCGAGTATTACGCCCAGCGCGCCAGCGCCGGGCTCATCTTGTCGGAAGCCACCAATATCTCCCAAATCGGCATGGGCTATGCGCTGACCCCAGGGATTTTCACCGCGGCCCAGATCGCCGGTTGGCGTCTGGTGACCGATGCCGTGCATGCCGCCGGCGGGCGCATGCTGTTGCAGCTGTGGCATTGCGGACGCATGTCGCACGATTCCCTGCATCCGGGTGAGGCGCCGCGCGCACCCTCGGCCATTCACTGCGACAGTTGCCAGGTCTTCACCCTTGATGCCGAAGGTCGCGGCGGTCTCACGCCGGTTTCGCCGCCGCAAGCGATGACGACGGCCGAAATCAAGGCCACCATTGATGACTACGCCAGGGCCGCGCGCAATGCCCTGGCCGCAGGCTTTGATGGCGTGCAGGTACACAGCGCCAATGGCTATTTGCTGCATCAGTTCCTGGCCAGCAATACCAACACCCGCACGGACGGCTATGGCGGCAGCCTGACCAATCGCTGCCGGCTGCTATTCGAGGTGATGGACGCGGTGCTGGGCGAAGTCCCGGCCGAGCGCGTCAGTGTGCGCCTTTCACCCTTGTTTGGACTCAACGGCATGGCGGATGCCAATCCGGCGGATACCTTCGGCACCGTCACCGACCATCTGAGTCGTCTGGGTATCGCCATGCTGGAAATCGCCGATACCGATGTGATGGCCGGCGCCGAGCCGCGCATGCAACAGATGCGCGAGTTCACCCGCGAGCGTTTCGATGGCGCGCTCATGCTCAATGGTGGCTACACGCCCGAGCGAGCACGCGCGTCCATTGCGGCTGGCGACGGCGATTGCGTATCCTTTGGCCGCCTGTTTCTGGCCAACCCGGATTTGCCCGAGCGTATCCGCCAGGACGGCCCTTACAACGAGCCGGACCAAGCCACCTTCTATGGTGGTGGCGCGCAAGGCTACACTGACTACCCGATGCTCGCTGGCTGA
- a CDS encoding ABC transporter ATP-binding protein, producing MIEVRNLSRQYGALKAVDRVSFDIQRREIVGLLGHNGAGKTTIMKMLTGFLEPSRGTIRIAGHDIAAQGDDGRRAVQRRIGYLPENCPLYPDMTVLDHLDYQAALHGIDGGARHRAIRRAVERTALEAKATALVATLSRGYRQRLGVAQAILHEPDILILDEPTNGLDPSQILHMRGLIRELAGAATVIISTHILQEVEAICERVLIMRAGRLALDSRLGELAGAPRLLITLDQAEGAAREALGAVEGVTGFEPLAASDGQPAERHSYALGSADVSALAPRIARLINDKGWSLYRLEPERHDLEALFKAVSSQEVSKPEVTHG from the coding sequence ATGATCGAAGTACGGAATCTGAGCCGCCAATATGGCGCGCTCAAGGCGGTGGACCGGGTGTCTTTCGACATCCAGCGCCGCGAGATTGTTGGCTTGCTTGGCCACAATGGCGCCGGCAAGACGACCATCATGAAAATGCTGACCGGTTTTCTAGAGCCGAGCCGCGGAACCATTCGCATCGCCGGTCACGACATCGCTGCCCAAGGTGACGACGGACGGCGCGCGGTGCAGCGCCGCATCGGCTATCTGCCGGAGAACTGCCCGCTCTATCCGGACATGACGGTGCTCGACCACCTCGATTACCAGGCGGCGCTGCATGGTATCGACGGGGGCGCGCGCCATCGCGCCATCCGCCGCGCGGTCGAGCGCACCGCGCTGGAGGCCAAGGCAACCGCGCTGGTCGCCACCCTGTCGCGTGGCTATCGCCAACGCCTCGGCGTGGCCCAGGCCATTCTGCATGAGCCCGATATCCTGATTCTCGACGAGCCGACCAATGGCCTGGATCCCTCGCAAATTCTGCACATGCGCGGGTTGATCCGCGAGTTGGCCGGGGCGGCGACGGTGATCATCTCCACCCACATCCTGCAGGAGGTCGAGGCCATCTGCGAGCGGGTGCTGATCATGCGCGCCGGGCGCCTGGCGCTCGACAGCCGGCTGGGTGAACTGGCCGGCGCGCCGCGCTTGCTGATCACCCTGGATCAAGCCGAAGGCGCGGCGCGCGAGGCCCTGGGCGCGGTCGAGGGCGTGACCGGCTTCGAGCCGCTGGCGGCCAGCGATGGCCAGCCGGCGGAGCGCCACAGCTACGCCTTGGGCAGCGCGGATGTCTCGGCGCTCGCACCGCGCATCGCCCGGCTGATCAACGACAAAGGCTGGTCGCTCTATCGCCTCGAGCCGGAGCGGCATGATCTAGAGGCCCTGTTCAAGGCCGTGTCCAGTCAGGAAGTGTCCAAGCCGGAGGTGACCCATGGCTGA
- a CDS encoding Gldg family protein: protein MAEILRIARKELSSYFGSPVAYLFIGAFLAACLFVFFWAEGFFARNIADTRPLFDWMPVLLIFLAAALTMRLWSEERRAGTLELLATLPVPTWRLVAGKFLAALALVAVALALTWPLPVTVAILGPLDWGPVFGAYLATLLLAAAYLAIGLFVSARTDNPMVALIGAVLICLVFYLIGSPALTALVGHSGGELLRLLGSGSRFASITRGVIDLRDLYYYLSIVGVFLALTVFSLERLRWAADSDQPATHHRWRLIVGLAAANLLAANLWLQQANVPRADLTAGRVYSISEATETYLAQLQEPLLVRGYFSAETHPLLAPLVPQLRDLLREYQVAGKGRVQVEFVDPAESPELEREAGEQYGIQPVAFQTATKYQAAVVNSYFDILVKYGDEYTTLGFRDLIDVKARGEMDLDVQLRNPEYDLTRAIKKVLYGYQSGGELFAGIQSPVRLRAFVSAPSSLPEPLPALRADLEQVAAELSDDGGERFSVELIDPASDPELAEEIEARYGIAPLILSLLDPTPFYFSLVLEQGETAVPVPLPEELDQAGLKRALEAGIKRYAPGVLRTLALYTPEPAGGGFMGGPFGSGAGPGYQLLQESLRQSFNLRPTDLADGAVPSDADLLLVVGPKDFDAKQRFAVDQFLMQGGTVILAASPFEVDLSGGQISARAQPTGLEDWLAGLGLELEPRLVLDPRNTPFPIPVQRNLGGFVVEEIQTLDYAYFPDLRGDSLSADNGITANLGQLTMNWAAPIRLGSAETEAEEGAADEASADATKADASTGALGDRVETLLTSSPEAWTSDTIDIQPDFEAHGPLGFPRGDDIGRKTLAVAVSGPFTSVFAGQPSPLLAAEEANAEPDAAAEAEAEAEADLGADADLMDADEGNADIAAEETAEDSPPVISAVVERSPAAARLILIGSSSFLTDTAISLASEATQSGYLKPLELIENAVEWSLEDRGLLALRGRGQFSRLLEPVGRDGRMFWEYLNYLLALGGLVLVYVAHRILRAHHQQAQAAILEG from the coding sequence ATGGCTGAGATCCTGCGCATCGCCCGCAAGGAGCTGTCGTCTTACTTCGGCTCCCCGGTGGCCTATCTGTTCATCGGCGCCTTTCTGGCCGCCTGTTTGTTCGTGTTCTTCTGGGCCGAGGGCTTTTTCGCCCGCAACATCGCCGACACCCGTCCGCTGTTCGACTGGATGCCGGTGTTGCTGATCTTTCTCGCCGCCGCGCTCACCATGCGCCTGTGGAGCGAGGAGCGTCGCGCCGGCACCCTGGAGTTACTCGCCACTCTGCCGGTGCCGACCTGGCGGCTGGTGGCGGGGAAATTCCTCGCCGCGCTTGCGCTGGTCGCGGTGGCGCTGGCGCTGACCTGGCCGCTGCCAGTGACTGTCGCCATCCTGGGGCCGCTCGACTGGGGTCCGGTGTTCGGCGCCTATCTGGCCACCCTGCTGCTGGCGGCGGCCTATCTGGCCATTGGGCTGTTCGTCTCGGCGCGCACCGACAATCCCATGGTGGCGCTGATCGGCGCCGTGCTAATCTGCTTGGTGTTTTACCTCATCGGCTCGCCGGCGCTGACCGCCCTGGTCGGGCACAGCGGCGGAGAACTGCTGCGCCTGCTCGGCAGCGGCTCGCGCTTCGCCTCCATCACTCGCGGGGTGATCGACCTGCGCGATCTTTACTATTACCTGAGCATCGTCGGCGTCTTCCTGGCGCTGACCGTCTTCAGCCTGGAGCGGCTGCGCTGGGCGGCGGACTCCGACCAGCCGGCGACGCATCATCGCTGGCGCCTGATCGTCGGGCTGGCCGCCGCCAACCTGCTCGCGGCCAATCTGTGGTTGCAACAGGCCAATGTCCCGCGCGCCGATCTAACCGCCGGGCGGGTCTACAGCATCTCCGAGGCGACCGAGACTTACCTCGCCCAGCTCCAGGAACCGCTGCTGGTTCGCGGCTACTTCAGCGCCGAGACCCACCCGCTGCTCGCGCCCCTGGTGCCGCAGTTGCGCGATTTGCTGCGCGAGTATCAGGTCGCCGGCAAGGGTCGGGTGCAGGTGGAGTTTGTCGACCCGGCCGAGTCGCCAGAGCTGGAGCGCGAGGCCGGCGAGCAGTATGGCATTCAGCCGGTCGCCTTCCAGACCGCGACCAAGTACCAAGCCGCCGTGGTCAATTCCTATTTCGACATTCTGGTCAAATACGGCGACGAATACACGACACTTGGCTTTCGCGATCTGATCGATGTCAAGGCGCGCGGGGAGATGGATCTCGACGTGCAGTTGCGCAATCCGGAATATGACCTCACGCGCGCCATCAAGAAGGTGCTCTATGGCTACCAGAGCGGCGGCGAGCTGTTCGCCGGCATTCAGTCACCGGTGCGGCTGCGCGCCTTCGTCTCCGCGCCATCGAGTCTGCCCGAGCCGCTGCCCGCGTTGCGTGCCGATCTGGAACAGGTCGCGGCCGAGCTGAGCGACGACGGCGGCGAGCGCTTCAGCGTTGAACTCATCGACCCGGCGAGCGACCCTGAGTTGGCCGAGGAGATCGAGGCGCGCTATGGCATCGCGCCGCTGATCCTGAGCCTGCTCGACCCGACGCCCTTCTACTTCTCGCTGGTGCTGGAACAGGGCGAGACCGCCGTGCCCGTGCCCCTGCCCGAGGAACTAGACCAGGCGGGACTCAAACGCGCGCTGGAGGCGGGCATCAAGCGCTACGCCCCCGGTGTGCTGCGCACCCTCGCGCTCTACACGCCCGAGCCGGCGGGTGGCGGCTTCATGGGTGGGCCTTTTGGATCGGGGGCAGGCCCCGGCTATCAGCTCCTGCAGGAGAGTCTGCGCCAGAGCTTCAACCTGCGCCCGACCGATCTCGCCGATGGCGCGGTGCCGAGCGATGCCGACCTGTTGCTGGTGGTCGGGCCGAAGGACTTCGACGCCAAGCAGCGCTTCGCCGTGGATCAGTTCCTGATGCAGGGCGGCACCGTCATCTTGGCCGCCTCGCCTTTCGAGGTGGACTTAAGCGGCGGGCAAATCAGCGCGCGCGCCCAGCCGACCGGCCTTGAGGACTGGCTGGCCGGCCTCGGGCTTGAACTGGAGCCCCGCCTGGTGCTCGACCCGCGCAACACGCCTTTCCCCATCCCGGTGCAGCGCAATCTTGGCGGCTTTGTCGTCGAGGAGATTCAGACGCTCGACTATGCCTACTTCCCGGATCTGCGCGGCGACAGCCTGTCGGCGGACAATGGCATCACGGCGAACTTGGGGCAACTGACCATGAACTGGGCCGCGCCGATTCGCCTCGGGTCGGCCGAGACGGAAGCGGAAGAGGGGGCGGCGGATGAGGCGAGCGCAGACGCAACCAAGGCGGATGCCAGCACCGGCGCCCTCGGCGACCGCGTCGAAACCCTGCTGACCAGCTCGCCTGAGGCCTGGACCAGTGACACCATCGACATCCAGCCCGATTTCGAGGCTCATGGACCACTCGGTTTCCCTCGTGGCGATGATATTGGCCGCAAGACGCTCGCGGTGGCGGTCAGCGGTCCCTTCACCTCCGTCTTCGCCGGCCAGCCCTCACCGCTGCTGGCGGCAGAGGAGGCCAACGCCGAGCCGGATGCCGCAGCGGAGGCTGAAGCGGAGGCTGAAGCGGATCTTGGGGCGGACGCGGACCTGATGGATGCCGACGAAGGCAACGCGGATATCGCCGCTGAAGAGACCGCCGAGGACAGCCCCCCGGTCATCTCCGCCGTGGTCGAGCGCTCGCCGGCGGCCGCGCGCTTGATCTTGATCGGCTCATCAAGCTTCCTGACCGATACCGCCATCAGCCTGGCCTCGGAGGCCACCCAGAGCGGCTATCTCAAGCCCCTGGAGCTGATCGAGAACGCGGTGGAATGGTCGCTTGAGGATCGCGGCCTGCTCGCCCTGCGCGGGCGCGGTCAGTTCAGCCGCCTGCTCGAACCCGTCGGGCGCGACGGGCGCATGTTCTGGGAATATCTCAACTACCTTCTCGCCCTGGGCGGACTGGTGCTGGTTTATGTCGCGCATCGCATCCTGCGCGCGCACCACCAGCAGGCCCAGGCGGCCATTCTGGAGGGATAA
- a CDS encoding DUF4340 domain-containing protein, translated as MADQTLDKSSSTASARVAAGASAWQAALRTPLVMGLAGLLAVQLLVAAVSGGNRLAPAASESPLAGFDAQRIDQLEISTGDGAAALVLNRAEAGWTIAALGDFPADSSRVDQLLETIAELHRPLPIATSAAARQRFKVADDNFEQRIVLQDGSDTLATLFLGDSPGFRRRYLRPAGDEGVYDVRFEVFNLSAQPNDWIARDQLRLERDRIQRLAGEGWSLTKKDDSWTLADTSSESEGTLDQTKVEALLTTLANLGYREVLGTEAPEGFDPDAAMFRLEISLGEDGEQEYLIAPLRSADQSDESTDEQADDQAEDPTGLGQDYVLKAASSPYYFLLADFDLGPLIGLDASKLVKAPAHVQNE; from the coding sequence ATGGCTGATCAGACTTTGGACAAAAGCAGCTCCACCGCCTCGGCTCGCGTGGCGGCCGGGGCTTCTGCCTGGCAGGCCGCGCTGCGCACCCCGCTGGTGATGGGTCTGGCCGGGCTGCTCGCGGTGCAATTGTTGGTCGCCGCGGTCAGCGGCGGCAACCGCCTGGCACCCGCTGCTAGCGAAAGCCCGCTGGCCGGGTTCGATGCGCAACGGATCGACCAGCTTGAAATCAGCACCGGAGATGGCGCGGCCGCGCTGGTGCTGAACCGAGCGGAGGCTGGCTGGACCATCGCGGCACTGGGCGATTTCCCTGCCGATAGCAGCCGCGTCGATCAGCTGCTTGAGACTATCGCCGAGCTGCACCGCCCCCTGCCCATCGCCACCAGCGCGGCCGCGCGTCAGCGCTTCAAGGTGGCGGATGACAACTTCGAGCAGCGCATTGTGCTGCAAGACGGCAGCGACACCCTCGCCACCCTGTTTCTCGGCGACTCGCCCGGCTTTCGTCGCCGCTACCTGCGCCCGGCTGGGGATGAGGGTGTCTATGACGTGCGCTTCGAGGTGTTTAATCTGTCGGCCCAGCCCAACGACTGGATCGCACGCGACCAGCTGCGCCTGGAGCGCGACCGGATCCAACGCCTGGCGGGCGAGGGATGGAGTTTGACCAAAAAGGATGACAGTTGGACTTTAGCCGACACCAGTAGTGAGAGCGAAGGCACCCTGGACCAAACCAAGGTGGAAGCACTCCTGACAACCCTGGCCAATCTTGGCTACCGCGAAGTGCTCGGCACCGAGGCGCCCGAGGGCTTTGATCCGGACGCAGCCATGTTCAGACTCGAAATCAGCCTTGGCGAGGATGGCGAGCAGGAATACCTGATCGCGCCCCTTCGGAGCGCCGATCAGTCGGATGAATCAACCGATGAGCAGGCGGATGACCAGGCTGAAGACCCAACCGGCCTCGGCCAGGACTATGTGCTCAAGGCTGCAAGCAGCCCTTACTATTTCCTGCTGGCGGACTTTGACCTTGGCCCATTGATCGGCCTGGATGCTAGCAAACTAGTCAAGGCACCCGCGCATGTCCAAAATGAATAA
- a CDS encoding phosphate-starvation-inducible PsiE family protein, protein MMSSHRQGHEEFPIESKDPVLRVLHWIMRGAAYVLAIAMVGVIVEGVISVIYELYRSLVTKPFFLVPDIVPIFGGFLAVLIAFEIFANITLYIRSDVFPVKLVIATALMAISRKIIVVDMGEYSALDLLGVAAVVIALGATYWMVSRVDQGPGIRAGSRGKC, encoded by the coding sequence ATGATGTCATCGCATCGCCAAGGACACGAAGAATTTCCGATTGAATCCAAGGATCCGGTGCTGCGGGTGTTGCACTGGATCATGCGCGGTGCCGCCTATGTGCTGGCGATCGCCATGGTTGGGGTCATCGTCGAGGGCGTGATCAGCGTTATTTATGAGCTTTATCGCTCCTTGGTGACCAAACCTTTCTTCCTGGTGCCCGATATTGTCCCGATCTTTGGCGGTTTTTTGGCCGTGCTGATCGCGTTCGAGATTTTCGCCAACATCACGCTCTATATCCGCTCGGATGTCTTTCCGGTGAAACTGGTCATCGCAACGGCGCTGATGGCGATCTCGCGAAAGATTATCGTGGTGGATATGGGCGAGTACAGCGCGCTTGATCTGCTGGGGGTGGCGGCGGTGGTGATTGCCTTGGGCGCGACCTACTGGATGGTCTCCCGGGTCGATCAGGGACCCGGTATCCGGGCTGGATCGCGCGGTAAGTGCTAA
- a CDS encoding 2-hydroxyacid dehydrogenase, translating into MSEPSEPNGARADVTGVLLDEATIDQGDLDLSVLDRVVGQWRRYSHSQPTEVLERLGHAQIAVTNKVVLDRAVLEQARDLKLICIAATGTNNVDLRAARERGVAVANVVRYATPSVVGHVFALMLALTTGLPDYQRAIASGAWQQHDRFCLMDYPIRELAGRTLGIVGFGELGQAVARVAEAFGMQILIAQRPGGPPAMGRLPLEQLLRQVDVLSLHCPLTDSTRGLIGAEQLGRMRPDALLINTARGGIVDEQALADALRARTLGGAGVDVLSTEPPRQGNPLLAGDIPNLIVTPHIAWASREARQRVVEEIAANIAAFLAGRERNRVEGAGRNPLIR; encoded by the coding sequence ATGTCAGAGCCTTCAGAGCCCAATGGCGCGAGAGCGGATGTCACCGGCGTCCTGCTCGATGAGGCGACCATTGATCAAGGCGATCTCGATCTGTCCGTTTTGGACAGGGTTGTCGGCCAGTGGCGGCGTTATTCCCATTCCCAGCCAACCGAAGTGCTCGAGCGGCTCGGCCATGCCCAAATCGCGGTGACAAACAAGGTGGTGCTGGATCGCGCGGTGCTCGAGCAAGCCCGCGACCTGAAGCTCATTTGCATCGCCGCCACTGGCACCAACAATGTGGATCTGCGCGCCGCGCGGGAGCGGGGCGTCGCGGTGGCCAATGTGGTTCGTTACGCGACCCCGTCGGTGGTGGGGCATGTTTTCGCGCTCATGCTGGCGTTGACCACGGGCCTGCCGGACTATCAACGCGCCATCGCCAGCGGCGCCTGGCAGCAGCATGATCGCTTTTGCCTGATGGACTATCCGATTCGGGAACTGGCCGGACGCACCCTCGGCATTGTGGGCTTCGGCGAACTCGGGCAGGCCGTTGCGCGGGTGGCTGAAGCCTTCGGGATGCAAATTTTGATCGCTCAGCGCCCGGGGGGACCGCCAGCCATGGGCCGCCTGCCGCTTGAGCAACTGCTTCGCCAGGTCGATGTGCTCAGCCTGCATTGCCCACTGACCGATTCCACGCGCGGCCTGATCGGCGCTGAACAACTGGGTCGAATGCGCCCGGACGCTTTGCTGATCAACACCGCGCGCGGGGGCATTGTCGATGAACAAGCGCTAGCCGATGCCCTGCGCGCGCGAACTCTCGGTGGCGCCGGTGTGGATGTGCTCAGCACCGAGCCACCGCGCCAAGGCAATCCGCTGCTGGCGGGCGACATCCCCAATCTCATTGTCACCCCGCATATCGCCTGGGCCAGTCGCGAAGCTCGGCAGCGGGTGGTGGAGGAGATCGCGGCCAATATCGCCGCGTTCTTGGCGGGGCGAGAACGCAATCGGGTCGAGGGAGCCGGAAGAAATCCGCTAATCCGCTAA
- a CDS encoding Rpn family recombination-promoting nuclease/putative transposase, whose translation MRHSIDPKIDCVFKALLGAESNRALLIHFLNAMLGSALPASISNVEILNPSNEREFLDDKLSIVDIKARDDQGGLHQIEIQLLSYRDLPARISYGWADLYSAQLSNGQPYSQLKPTYAIWLLAEDLFPERAGYLHDFRLRDAQGHSLVEHGGIWLLELNKFDAERVNTEQERWLKFFKEGDRLNSEALPIWMQTPEMKQAMNTLEQFSEKDRAYHAYQARQNYLRQQMSIQQELDDRRAEADQARQTAEQERKNAEQARMALKQERAAKEAALAELERLKAQRHGSANT comes from the coding sequence ATGCGTCATTCTATCGACCCCAAAATCGACTGCGTCTTCAAAGCGCTGCTCGGTGCTGAATCCAACCGCGCGCTGCTGATTCACTTCCTCAACGCCATGCTCGGATCGGCTCTACCCGCCTCCATCAGCAACGTCGAGATCCTCAACCCCTCCAATGAGCGGGAATTCCTCGACGATAAGCTCAGCATCGTCGACATCAAGGCCCGCGATGACCAAGGCGGCCTGCATCAGATCGAGATCCAACTGCTCAGCTACCGCGACTTGCCCGCGCGTATCAGCTATGGCTGGGCCGATCTTTACAGCGCGCAACTCAGCAACGGCCAGCCTTACAGTCAACTCAAGCCCACTTATGCCATTTGGCTCCTCGCCGAAGACCTGTTCCCCGAACGCGCCGGCTACCTGCACGACTTCCGCCTCCGCGATGCCCAAGGCCACAGCCTGGTCGAACACGGCGGAATCTGGTTGTTGGAGCTGAACAAATTCGACGCCGAGCGGGTCAACACCGAACAAGAGCGTTGGCTTAAATTCTTCAAAGAAGGCGACCGCCTCAACAGCGAGGCACTTCCCATTTGGATGCAGACTCCAGAGATGAAACAAGCCATGAATACCTTAGAGCAGTTTTCGGAAAAAGACCGCGCCTATCACGCCTATCAAGCACGACAAAATTATCTGCGCCAGCAGATGAGTATCCAGCAAGAGCTCGATGATCGTCGTGCTGAGGCTGACCAAGCAAGACAAACAGCCGAGCAAGAGCGAAAAAATGCCGAGCAAGCACGGATGGCACTTAAGCAAGAACGTGCGGCCAAGGAAGCCGCTCTCGCTGAGCTTGAGCGCCTCAAGGCGCAGCGGCACGGTTCAGCGAACACATGA
- a CDS encoding type II toxin-antitoxin system RelE/ParE family toxin, translating into MEFIETPTFTRLLNNLLTDDEYRVFQNVLVEKPDRGDLIKGGGGIRKLRHALPGRGKSGGVRIIYYWIQDAYQIYLLLIYSKSRKDSLTDQETALLRQLVKEL; encoded by the coding sequence ATGGAATTCATCGAAACCCCAACATTCACTCGTCTGCTAAACAACCTGCTGACCGACGACGAATACCGGGTGTTTCAGAATGTTCTCGTTGAAAAACCTGATCGAGGTGACCTTATCAAAGGTGGCGGTGGCATCCGTAAACTTCGTCATGCCCTGCCTGGGCGTGGTAAAAGTGGTGGTGTGCGAATCATTTATTATTGGATTCAGGATGCTTACCAGATTTATCTGTTGTTGATCTATTCAAAATCCCGGAAGGACAGCCTAACCGATCAGGAAACCGCATTGCTGCGCCAACTTGTGAAGGAATTATGA